The genomic segment TCTGTACTAGTAAATTACACATGTGTGATTAAGGAAAGTCAAATTCTCAGCTGTGTCAATACTCACATTTACACATTTTCGTGATATAAGGCAAATGTGCCTATTGTGAGCAACTTATCGGTCTATCAGCGTCTATTCAGACTACCGAATGGTGCGTAACATACAATCTAATGGTTTATTGAGTCTGAAAAGCATCGTTTGCATAGATGAATGCCACGTCTGTGTTATATCAGGAGGCGCGAGAGTGACGTCACGGACCACCCGCAAAGTGAAACTGCCCAATGTCAATGGAGGCAACGCTTCTAAGCCTAAGCACAGCCATGGCTATATCTCCAGGCATCACACACTCACTGTTGTTGTGGCAGCAATACTAGCCTTGTTTACATTCACGGCAACCTTTGCGGCAGCGACCTACCTGGACATAGACAGCACGATTCAGCACCGTTCTGTACCAGTACTATCTAAATCCGGCGAATCATCATCTGCGACAATGGTTGATGAATATGCGGGCAAAACTCTCAACATTCTTATTTTGGGGCAAGATACGCGATCTGGTAGCGAAAACGCTGCTATCGGTGGAGGTGACACTTCAGACGCCAGCAATCACCAGTCGGATACCGCAATGGTGATGCAAATCTCTGCTGACCGCTCATATATCAATCTGGTCTCAATCCCCCGCGATTCGCTGGTTAATGCGCCTAGTTGCCAGACCACAAAAGGCACTGTAGCTGCCAGACACAACGTGATGTTTAACTCTATATTTGCCACGGGGTATGCAACTGGCGGAGATATTGCTTCGGCAGCGAGCTGCACTCTAACAGCCGTTAACGCGCTAACAGGTTTGGATATCGCCAATTTCATCGTGGTGGATTTCAGTGGACTCAAAAGCATGATTGATGCAATAGGCGGCGTAGATGTGTGTATTGCCCAAGATACCTCTGATAGTTATACCAATCTCAAACTGTCCAAGGGATATCAACATCTGTCCGGTACACAAGCCACACAGTATGCAAGAATGCGTCATGGTACCGGCACAGACGGTTCAGACATTATGAGAACCACTAGGCAACAGTATCTGGTGAAGGCTTTGCTCAATGAGGCTTTATCCAAGAATCTCCTAACGAATTCTTCACAGCTCTATCAGCTGTCCAAAGCAGCTATCTCGTCATTGCAGCTGAGCGAAGGTCTTGCTAGTACTACTGGACTTGCCGGACTAGCCATGAGTCTCTCGAGTATCAATACCGCACACATATATGCGCAAACCTTACCTGTTGAAGCGGCTCCATTCGACAGCAATCGTGTAGTGTGGTCGAGTTCAGCAAGCGAGGTCTGGGCAAAGTTCCAGAAGGCAGTGCCACTGACCGGCGCCACCGAGAGCACATCTACAGCAAGCGCATCTTCCTCAAGTTCTGCTTCCTCAAGCAGTTCCTCTTCGAGTTCATCATCCTCATCAGCGAGTGCACCTTCAAGTGCCTCCTCGAGTGTGAACGCGACGACCGGTCTGATAACCAATGCTTCTGGGGAACTGATCGATCCCGCCACTGGAGGAATCGTTGACCCAGAAACAGGAACCATTCGTGATGCGAATACAGGTCAATATATCGGCATCGCTGACAGGTACTTACAAACTACTGTATGTGGCGTTACTGCACAGGAATAGCACCCCCAACACCACTGACACATCGCTCTGTGTTATTTCTGTCTGCAGAGTCATTAAGACGGAGGTTACATGGTGCAGGAATCAAGTGATAGCGAAACTTGGGACAACCCCCCTAGTTTCATGCCCTCACACGGCACAGGACACCCTGCAATGCACAGGCCAAAGGCTGATGATACGTCCTCCGTGCCCCCCAGTTTCTCTCCTCGTAGCAGCTCTCAGGCAGCATCTCGTCAGAGTGCATCTCCATCATCTCCTCGAGCACAACGGACAGCAGCTTCGTCGCGAAACACTGGAAATACAAGAAATGCTGGGAACTCTCAAAACAATGCGCATTCACGAGGCGCCAATGATGGAAGCAGGCAGCCCGCATCTTCTTCCTCTCCTAGAAAAGCTACAGCTAGGAGCAACGCCAGCCCATCCACGCGTAAACCATTAGCCCACCAACCTTCGCAGTCACCATCCACAAAAGGTAAACGCAAGAAGAAACGTAGTGCTGGGAGAATTGTTCTCAGAATACTCATCGTATTGATTGTTCTGTTCACACTGTTGGGCGTCGGACTGTGGAGCTGGGTTAATGGTCAACTCAACAAAAAAGATATGCTCAGCGATGCCGCCAACACCTCAGCATCAACTTGGCTAATTCTTGGTTCTGACGAACGCGATGGCACCGCTGGAACGGGTACGCAGGCTGATGCGCCTGGTTCACGAACAGATACAATCTTGGTATTAACCAAGCCTAAGAGCGGCCCGAGTTCACTGATCTCTATCCCTCGCGATTCTTTTGTTAATACGCATAACACCAATATGAAAATCAATGCTGTCGCAGAACTCTACGGATATAAAGCCCTAGTAGAGCAAGTCGAAACCATAACCGGACAAAAAATCGACCATGTAGCAATGATTAAGTTCGGAGGACTTGAAAAGGTCGTTGACGCACTCGGTGGAATTGAACTCTGCTATGACAGCACTGTGCAAGATGCATACTCGGGATTGAACTGGACTGCTGGTTGTCACACTGCAGATGGAGCTACCGCACTGGCCTTCTCAAGAATGCGTTACTCAGACCCTCAGGGTGATTTTGGCCGCGCTAAGCGCCAACGTCAGGTGATTGCGGCAATCGTTTCGAAAGCAAGCAAAGCGTCAACACTCACCAATTTCTCGAGCACCAAACAACTTGCCACTTCGGCGTTGTCTGCAATCGTAGTTGATAACGACACCAACCCTTGGACCCTTCTGCAAATGGCCCTTGCATTCAAATCGGCTTCAGGAGAATCAGGAGTGACTGGAAGCGCGTACTGGACCAACCCTGATTACTATCCGGGCGGAGGTGTCGGTTCCACTGTCAAACTTGATGCTGATCGCAATCTAGCCCTATTCACTCAGTTGGCCACCGGTGTGCATGCTGCAGGCACTGTTGGCGGTCAGGATTGATCGACGACGGTGCAGCACTGCCCAGTATGGTTTAGGCACTGTTATTTGAAGTATTCACAAAGGTAATATCCAGCGCACATCAGTCCACAAGAGATGTTACAGCTTCTACTCTTGTGCAGTTTCGGCAACGGTATCTGATATGAAATCCGCTCAACATAGCAGCCACCCTGTGAGAACCACCTTGAGGAACAAGCTCATCTCTGACAATGACGAGCAGTATCCACAACCCTCAAAACGGGCCTTGCTCAGCGGCTCAAACCAAGTTCGCACGCGTTTGCCACACGAAGGTCCACGAGCAGAACGGAAAGCTCTGAGGCACCTGTACACACTAATGCCATTGCTCAGTCAATTGATCATTATCGCGTACACCGCGCAGCAAGGTCACTGGATTATGGCTGTTACAGTGCTGCCTGCGCTGGTCGGTTATCTAGCTGTATTATTTCCTCCTCAACGCCACTCCACACCTTCACTGACGAGCGATGCACTTCCTACTGGCACAGAGCAGCAATACCTATCAAACAATGCTGAAGCACTGTCTTCTGCCGATCCCTCGCATCACAGTGCTGAGTTGCGCAATGGCAATCTTCATCAAGAACTGGGCCTCTCGCAAAACAGTGGTCATACGCAAGAGTGGCGCGAAATTGTCGGCATATGGGTACGCGGATTCGCTTCGCCCCGAACTGCACAACAATCTGGCAAAGTAAGCATTAAGCCCTGCACAATTCCTTTAGGTACAACATCAACTGGCCTTTTACTGCTTAGCCTTCCGCACGATGGACCACATGCGCTAGTTGCAGGCACCACTGGATCCGGAAAATCTGTGTTATTACGCAGTTGGTGTCTCGCCTTGGCTATCTGTCACCCTCCGAGTGCGCTGAATTTGGTGTTGCTCGATTTCAAAGGCGGCGCTACATTCGATCTGTTATCTGATCTGCCACACACCGTGGGGTGTGTATCCGATCTGAGTATGCAGCATGCAGTAAGGGCACTCAAAGGGATCGAATTGGAGTTGAAACGTAGAGAAATCCTTCTCCAACGTGCAGGAGTTTCAGCCTATGCTGACCTGGATGCACCTCCCCCAAGAATGGTTATCGTGGTTGACGAATTTCATGCCCTTCGCCAGCAGCTGCCCGATGCAGAAGAGCGACTTGGTCGTATTGCTTCGCTGGGGAGATCTCTGGGAATGCACATCATTTTGAGCACACAGAATCCTCTAGGACAGATTGGATCTCAGATTAAAGCAAATATTGCTTTACGCATTTGTCTACGAGTGCAGGACCCTATGCAATCCATTGATGTGCTAGGTGATTCCAGAGCAGCAACAATTCACGGCAATCAACCTGGATATGCTTATTGTCAAACAAGTGAAGGCATCCACGCTTTCAGAGTGTTGCACACCGATACACCCAAAGAGCTGCTTCACTCCATTCAAACAGCATATCGTTTCACCCAAGAAAGCTATCCAGCTCCCTTATTCACACCGCCGCTACCATCCTTGTTACAGCCCGGAACATTGGCACAGCTCTGTCCTGAGGACGGAAACATCGGCGAGAAACACGGTGAGTCTGACGGACCCACTTCAATGGCTAAAAAGACTTCTGCATCAGCAAAAACTGCTGCTCTGCGCTCTACAGCACCATGCTCTGTCACGATTGGACTGCAAGATGACGGGGTTCATGTGCAAACTTGTTCTTTATCGTTCAACGGCGGCAATATGGCAATCATTGGACCTCCTCGCAGCGGCAAAAGCACCTTGGCTTTGGTGATTGCCAAAGCATTACAGCAGTATCCAAGCGACAAGGTGCATGTAACTTTTATTAAGCAGAACTCTGATATCACCGCCACACTCGACAATATGAAAATCCATCAATTACAGAGTCATCATCCAAAACTGACCGTGTTGTTGTGTGACGTACAAGGTACCACTGCAAAATCTCAAACGGACTTATTCAATAATGAATTATTCGATTGGGCAATGCGCTCCTCAAATATCAGCGTCATACTGACCGCTGATTCCGTGCGACAACTGCGAAGAATTGAATACTTTCCTGTGCGCGTAGTCTTTCCTACGGGAGAATACAGCAATGATGTATTTTCAGGCATACCCTCATCATTACTGAAAGACACGTCTAACACTGACATATCGATACCCGGGAGAGGTTTTATCATCGGTTACGGCAGAGCGCAAGCACTGCAGTGCGTCTGCTCTCATCAAGCAAGCAAAGACCTTCGAAATCCGCTGCCTGTCACCAAATGAAATCTCATCCTCTCCGCTAGTATCCAGTGTGAATGTACCAAGTCAAGAGTTTCTGAGGTCTTGAAAAGTTGCCATTTTCGTGCTTTCCTATGTAAGGACTCGGATTTGCCGGGTATAGAAGCGAAAGAAGGCGACAATGAGTAGTGCTTTTGATTGGCGCGCCAAGGCAGCATGCCGCGATAAAGATCCAGAGCTTTTCTTCCCGGTTGGAAACACCGGAGCTGCTTATCAGCAGATTGAAGAAGCTAAAGCTGTATGCCGTACCTGCAAAGTCATAGATGCGTGCTTAAAGTGTGCACTTGATACCAATCAGGATTACGGTGTTTGGGGAGGTCTGAGCGAGGATGAGCGTCGTGCTCTCAAGCGTAGGGCTATGAGGGCTCGCCGCTCGCAAGCAATGCAGATGCAAGCCTGAAACATATAACTCAAGTATTGCCTGGGGCTGTAAATCATTCATACGGTGATTTACAGCCCCTTTTCACGTCTCAAAGCTTATATATCCCGCACCATGAGGACCAATATGACAGGCTGCTTACTGTTGTGTAGTAATTTTTAGGAAAAGCTCGATATCAATCGGCAGAAAACGGCCATTTTGCAAGGTTGATAGTCACCGTCTACTGAAAAAACACTACACAATCGACATTCTGCACGTTGTAGCGTCACAATCGACAATATCTTGGTCGATTAGATTGTGGATTCTTGAGCAGCACGAAGCTTCATGTTGAGCACAACTCTGGTACCACCTTCACGCCTAGGCTCCCAGCGGACTGATCCACCGAAATCATTAGTAACAAAGGTATTGATGATTTGCGTACCTAATCCAGATCCACTTGTGCGAGCCAAACCGCCAGCAGATTCTGAGCTGTATCCATTACCATCATCCTCAACCACAACGCTGAGGTTATTTCCTCCCCGCCCCACGGAGATGATGATCTTACCCTGCTCTCGACCCTCAAAACCATGTTCAACAGCATTGGTAACTAACTCGGTAAGTACCAACGACAGCGGCGTCGCATCTTGCGCTGGCATCATGCCAAACTTACCCATGAATGAGATACTAATGTGCTGATCCTGAGTTGTGGCAAGATCTACGCTCATTTTCAACAAACTCGAAATTACCTTATCGAAGTCAACAACTTCATCAGCTGTCTGACTCAGCCCCTCATGCACTACAGCGATGGTCTGCACACGCCTCTGTGCCTCTTCCAATTCTTTTCGCACTTCCGGAAGTTTGGTACGTCTCGCTTGCAGTCTGAGCAACGCCGAAACCGCTTGAAGATTATTCTTCACTCGGTGGTGAATCTCGGAAATAGTGGCATCTTTTGTTTGGAGCTCCTGCTCACGCCGATGCAGCTCAGTAACATCTCTGCACAACACCACAGCGCCGATGCGGCCCGAATCATCAATGAGTGGTAGAGAACGTATTGACACCGCAGAACGGCTCGCATCCAGTTCTGAATCTATGGCTGCTTTTCCACTGAGCACTAATGGAAGAGATTCGGGAACCGGATCGTTCTCGCGAATCAATGAAGTACCGATTTCACTGAGATATCTGCCCTGCATTGTATCTATGGATCCGAGTCTTCTGAAACAGCTGATAGCATTCGGCGATGCATAACGGACAATACCCTCAGCGCTCAGAATGATGAAGCCGTCCGATACTCTGGCGTTATGCCGTTGATTTAACACTGAATCAATATATGGAAATTGGCCACGGGGAATCATCTCGAACAGTTCTTTGCCAGCATCGATACTTTCTGACTCATAACGACCATTCGATTCGCGTGTGGCCATATTTGTTTCTCTGACCACAAGCCCGAGCGTTTTACCTCGATGGTGGATTGGTGCATACACATCACAAACCACAGCCCGACCTCGAGTTCGCAGCGTGTTTGACCGGTAAATAAACTCCGATTCCATAGCCGCATCGAATTCCTGAGTAAGAGACGGAGAAATTCTTGTACCCACAACGTCTTCAGAGCGCAATGACATCACCGTAGAAGGCCTACATTGCTCAGCCACTACATAATGCCCATCCCCTGTTTGTAAGACCAGCAAGAGGTCTGCAAAACTCAAATCCGCGATGACCTGCCAATCAGCTACGAGGTGATGAAGCCACTCTCGATCTTCATTATTAAAATCGGGACGGGTGGCAAGGATGTGCGTAAAATCGGCCATGCTCTCCATCATAAGGCCGCGGGATAGGCTCTGTGAATTATCGACACTCACAAGACAAGACTTCACACATCATGTAAGCTACGGTATCGTAGGTTACGTTACCGTAGCTTTGATTTGAAAGGCAGCGAATATGAGTGCAAAGCAGTCAGCACCTCAACCAAGCTCTGAGTTCTCATCACCTAGCGGTTCTCAACACGGCAATTCACAACACAGCGCAAGCTCAGACAGCCGTACACAAAGCTCACTCAACGCTGAAAAGGGCACCAGCAGAGGCGAAATACTAAGAGAGCGAGCTAGAGCAAAAGCACAACGTATACTCGACAAAGCCGATGCAAAGGCTGCAAAGATTGAGGCCGCTGAGTCCTCGTCCGGACTTCAACCACACCTGAGGCTAGATGTCCACGGCCGCCCGAAGCCATTGCTACGCGGTTGGATTCATGCTGTTACTACTCCCCTTGCTCTTGCATCAGGAATTGTGCTGATCTGTCTAAGCCCGAGCACGTCGTTGAAATGGGCTTGTGCAGTTTTCATGACCTGTTCGCTTATCCTCTTTGGAAATTCCGCTCTCTATCATTTAGGCGATTGGTCGCCAAAAGTCACCGATATTCTCAGACGCATTGACCACGTCAATATCTTTCTGCTCATTGCAGGCACCTACACCCCTGCAGCCTTCGCACTCAACCATTTTTGGCAGCATGTAATCATTATCGGTCTTTGGTCTTGCACTGCTGTAGCGCTACTAGTCCATGTCATATGGATTAATGCCCCGCGCTGGCTGTATACCGTGGTGTACATCGTTTTTGGCGTCTCAGGGGTAGGATTCCTCGGCCTCTTCTGGCAATCGCCTAGCGCGGGGCCGGCAGTTGTTTGGTTAATTGTGGCCGGTGGTATTTGTTATATAGCAGGCGCAATCGTTTACGCTCTACGCAGGCCAAACCCTTGGCCAAAGGTTTTTGGTTTTCACGAAATATTTCATTGTGGAACCGTTGCAGGTTATGCATGCCACATGGTGGCAATATTCTTGGTGGTTTGTAGCATCCGATAAGCGTCATTGCTTAATGTCATCAAAGGCAAGCCGTAGACGATAGATTGGTATCGTTGTTGTGCTTAAGACAATCTACAGCTACGACTTGCTACCTGTTATACCTTCGTGAGCCCGTGAGTTCGGTAACAAACGGTGAACTCATCTCATCTACCTAAACGCGAACAGTCATCGCGCAAGCAGGAAGGCACACTACTTGAGTGGTTTAGCATCCAGAATCTCGACGGAGATTTCTTTGCCACTTGGTGCTTTATAGGAAACTTTATCGCCAGTCTTACCGCCAATAATTGCTGCACCAATAGGTGATTCTGGACTGATGACGTCGTAATCTGTAGCAACAGCAATATCTCGGGAGCCGAGAACATAGGTCATCTTGTTTCCAGCAAGATCAAGTTCAACGATAGAACCATTACCTACAGTCCCTGCCTTAGGAGCTTTCAGTATTTTGGTGTTACGAAGCTTAACGATAAGCTCGTTAATACGCCCTTCGTTTTTGCTCTGCTCTTCGCGCGCGGCTTGATAGCCACCGTTCTCGCTAAGATCACCTTCAGCTCTGGCAGCTGCAATACGTTCAGTGATCTCTTGACGAATCTCACCTTCACGCTTGGCAAGTTCCTGCTTAAGCTTGTCGTATGCTTCCTGCGTCAGCAGAATAGTCTTTTCCTCTGCCATGATTCCTCCTTGAACTATCCGTTGAGGTGATAGTTTATACCTGTTGTGGACCCGGACGCCGAATAGAAAAAGCGCCGGATTCACCGGCGCTGTGCGTTCGGTTGAAAGATGAGTTAACGCGTTGAGACAATATCTATGACGAATACCAAGGTATCGTCGCCGCCTATTCCTGCTTGAGGCACTCCCTGCGAGCCATAGCCGTACTCAGGTGGAATGGAAACTACTAAGCGCGAACCAACATTGTGCCCTGGGACAGTTTGATCCCAACCTTTAATAACCTGTCCGACACCAATACCGAAGCTCGCAGGCTGATGCCTTTGAAAACTGGAATCAAAAACCTCTTGGGAGCCCCAAGTTACACCGTGATAATTCACAGTGACAGTATCGCCTTTGCGCACCACCGGTCCATTGCCTTCTACGAGCTCCACAACTTTAAGCCCTGTGGGTGCATCCCCATCAAATTCGATGGTCGGTTGCGCACCGAATTCAGCATTCACTGTTGGCATGCTGTTATCTGCCATGGTTTCTCCTTCTTCGTCGCATATGAGTGTCTACGTTAGCGTTTTTTGCTAAACAATACAATTTCCAAGGGCTAATTGCTTTTCGCTTCCGTCACTTTAGTACAGCTGTGAGTACATTGCGCTGAGATAGAAAATCCCCAGCGCCGCAAGCACAACAGTGATTACAGTCACCGTAATTAAGAGCGGTACGCGCTTCGAAGCCCGTGGGCTAAGGAAGCGCCCCAAAGCGAATGCTACAAAACCGATAACAGCACAATTAAACGCCACGGCCCACAGATTCGAAGCTGCCAGGGCCTCTCCGCCCAAAGGAGTTACCAATGAATCAAATACTGAAGGAACAACGAAATAACCCCAAATGAGGAATCCAACTAGACCTACCGCACCAAAAACTAGTGGGCTGAGTTTCTCCGATACACGACTTCCCAACACATCAGCAATCCACAGCAATGCAAATCCCACTGTATAGGTGAAGCCTACGGCAAGTAGGCAAGCAACAGCTGCCCATGGAATCAACGCAATACTATGCTGCGGCGCCATGGCCAAATACAGTGGTGCACAGATAATCTCTAAAACGCACATCACACCCGCAGCTATAACTGCTTGTGTAGGCATATCAAGCCACTGCTTTGCACCCGATGATTCAAGTGATTTGGACGTATTACCTGACTGCCCCGCCATATAGCTCTTCTTTCCGTTTCTACGTAGATCTAAGAACATGCACAGCAAGCGTGCCAATTTGTAGGCCGCCGGCACCACATAGCCGCCGATGCGACCAATCCACAGTCGAATACTACAGTGAACATGTTAGGGCAATGAGACTACCGCCCAAAAGGCTTTGAGACTCTCACTGCACAAGTTGTCATACATGTTATACCAAGCGTTTTTTAACCTTTTACAGCATCTCATCTTCATCAAAGACTTCTTGCCGTATATATCATCCTAAGAATTTTCTAGACACGCCGATCCAAGTCAGGATTGCACATCTCACGGAGCCAAAGCTCAACCCTGATAATTAACGATTACTGCTCATAACACTCACAGATACGTCTACATCATCTTGCATCTTCGATAACGATCCGCATTACGGCGTGTAACAACAAGTGCCCCCGGTGGGAATCGAACCCACATGCCTTGCGGCGGCGGATTTTAAGTCCACAGCGTCTACCATTTCGCCACGGGGGCACAGCGACCGTAAACAGCCGCCTTGAGTATTATGCCACGTTTGTTTGGCTTTTAAGAAGACGACGCCCACAATCGAGCACAATTCCATCTAATAAACCGTGCTCACTGGCTATATACGAGCCAAGAGAGGTACCTTGCGTAGCCGCAGCTTCGCTGACACGCCGAAGGACTTCACTCCAAACCAAAGCACCTGCTCCAACCACATCAATTCTTCCAGGGTGGATAACATGTATCTCGGCACGTTCTGACTTACTCATGTGCAGCACGCGATTATTTGCCGCAATAACCTGTGAAAAATCTATGCGAGCTCCATCAACCTGATCACGATTGTAGGTATCCAATCCCAGTGCTAGTGCGCTCATAGTGGTTACAGTTCCTGAAACACCGATAATTGTTGAGGTTGAAGCAACATCAATATGCGTGAATGCTTCATCAATGTGCTTGTTGATATCAGCTACGGCCTCGTCAATTTGAGTTTCGCTTGGCGGATCATCTTGAAGGTGACGCTCTGTCATTCTGACTGAACCAATATTCATGGAGAAGGCCGAAGTGACAGCATTTTCAGCCGTGCTCACTCCGTCACCTCCCAATACCAGCTCGGTGGAACCTCCCCCAAGATCAACTACCAGATATGGCGGCTGTGGATTGTGCAGCGGTGACAACATGCTCGTGGCACCAAGAAAGCTCAACTCTGCTTCCTGGGCGCCTGGAATCACCTCTGGCCGAACCCCTAGGATTGCTTCGACTTGATCTTCGAATTCCCGTCGATTTGCTGCATCTCTCGTGGCTGAGGTTGCTACGAAACGTAACTTATCGACATCATGCTGCTGTAACACCTGAGCAAACTCACGACAGGCCGTGTACGCTCTCTCAAGTGCATCTCGTGAAAATTGATGCGTTTTATCTACATCCTGTCCGAGCCTGATTACTCTCAGCATCCTTGGGACGACTGGATGCAAACCCTCGTCATCAACCTCCGCCACCATGAGACGGATTGAGTTGGTACCGCAATCAATACCAGCGACAGTCACTGAATCCATATATCAACTCCCTTATCCTTGCAAAGCTCATATGCCCCAGACTCTGCTTGGCTACTATCCCAATCATCACAACGCTCAGGCATATCGCTTAGCAAGATCAGCATTGAACGATATGCTTCTACAGCTGCTACTGTGACCGGAATTTAGTTATTGCTTCGGTCATTGTATAGCGCGCAACGACAGACTTTCGGTGAAAACTCATCCTCAATTTGTGTCAACACCTGATCGCCTATTGGGTTAATGCCTTTGCCCATGACCAAACTCTGAGCGAGTAAAGCATGTAGGCATTTCACTCTTACTGGCATCCCTCCTGCGCTGGTACCCTCGATATGACTTTCATCATCCCCTAGACGTTGAGCTAAGGCGTGTCGGAAGCTCAAATACGACTCGTGAGCTCGTTG from the Bifidobacterium sp. genome contains:
- a CDS encoding Ppx/GppA phosphatase family protein, whose product is MDSVTVAGIDCGTNSIRLMVAEVDDEGLHPVVPRMLRVIRLGQDVDKTHQFSRDALERAYTACREFAQVLQQHDVDKLRFVATSATRDAANRREFEDQVEAILGVRPEVIPGAQEAELSFLGATSMLSPLHNPQPPYLVVDLGGGSTELVLGGDGVSTAENAVTSAFSMNIGSVRMTERHLQDDPPSETQIDEAVADINKHIDEAFTHIDVASTSTIIGVSGTVTTMSALALGLDTYNRDQVDGARIDFSQVIAANNRVLHMSKSERAEIHVIHPGRIDVVGAGALVWSEVLRRVSEAAATQGTSLGSYIASEHGLLDGIVLDCGRRLLKSQTNVA